One genomic region from Skermania piniformis encodes:
- a CDS encoding TetR/AcrR family transcriptional regulator: MADAARRAGRKTRANGEDSREKILDAAAEIAAMRGYEGTSIGAVSKASGLPPSSIYWHFADKGDLLAAVIERSYGRWIAAVAAPVTVTDGTYAHVMAAQVLKSLQAAPDFLRLGLMLVLERRPDEPEARKMFVQVRDNARAFASENLRRHYPQLDERQVKQLAAFVMSAADGLFIASEAAGDQIDLVAQFDLIASAVDALVAQFAAAHEARAED, from the coding sequence GTGGCCGATGCAGCCAGGCGTGCCGGCCGTAAGACGCGGGCCAACGGGGAAGACTCCCGGGAGAAGATTCTCGATGCTGCCGCGGAGATCGCGGCGATGCGCGGGTACGAAGGAACCTCGATCGGTGCGGTGAGCAAGGCATCCGGCCTCCCGCCGAGTTCGATCTACTGGCACTTTGCCGACAAGGGTGATCTGCTCGCGGCTGTCATCGAGCGCAGCTACGGGCGCTGGATCGCAGCCGTTGCTGCGCCGGTGACTGTGACCGACGGGACTTACGCGCATGTGATGGCGGCCCAGGTGCTCAAGAGTCTGCAGGCCGCCCCGGACTTCCTGCGGTTGGGGCTCATGCTCGTGCTCGAGCGGCGCCCCGACGAACCGGAGGCCCGGAAGATGTTCGTACAGGTCCGTGACAACGCACGGGCATTCGCGAGCGAGAACCTACGGCGTCACTATCCACAACTCGACGAGCGGCAGGTCAAACAGTTGGCCGCATTCGTCATGTCGGCGGCAGACGGGTTGTTCATCGCCAGCGAGGCGGCTGGAGACCAGATCGACCTCGTCGCTCAATTCGATCTCATTGCCAGCGCGGTGGATGCGCTGGTAGCCCAGTTCGCGGCTGCGCATGAGGCGCGGGCGGAAGACTAA
- a CDS encoding SDR family oxidoreductase, translating to MAVLQDKVAVITGAGRGIGRAHALLFAAEGALVVVNDLGGANDGSGADTGPAQQVVDEIVAAGGRAVANTDNIADWAGAKGLVDQAVAEYGGLDIVVNNAGILRDAFVAGVTESEWDSVIAVHLKGHAAVLHHAAAYWKAQSKAGEAVKAAVINTASASGTFMVNPGQGNYGAAKAGIAALTAVAAAELERYGVRVNAIAPVARTRLTLATPGMGAIFAAEVPDGEFDAFSPDNIAPVVAYLASDECPFSGKVFAVQGGAISEVTPMQIGQTVETDGPWQIDDIHKRLAAWA from the coding sequence ATGGCTGTTTTGCAGGACAAGGTCGCCGTCATCACCGGAGCGGGCCGCGGCATCGGCCGGGCGCACGCGCTACTTTTCGCCGCCGAGGGTGCCCTGGTCGTCGTCAACGACCTCGGCGGCGCCAACGACGGCAGCGGCGCCGATACCGGTCCGGCGCAGCAGGTCGTCGACGAAATCGTTGCCGCGGGCGGCCGTGCGGTGGCCAACACCGACAACATCGCCGACTGGGCCGGCGCCAAGGGTCTGGTCGATCAGGCCGTCGCCGAGTACGGCGGGCTCGACATCGTGGTGAACAATGCCGGCATCCTGCGTGACGCGTTCGTCGCCGGAGTGACCGAGTCAGAGTGGGATTCGGTGATCGCAGTGCACCTCAAAGGCCATGCCGCCGTGCTGCACCACGCCGCCGCGTACTGGAAGGCGCAGTCGAAAGCCGGCGAGGCAGTCAAAGCCGCGGTCATCAACACCGCGTCGGCGTCGGGCACCTTCATGGTCAATCCGGGCCAGGGCAACTACGGCGCGGCCAAGGCGGGTATCGCCGCGCTCACCGCGGTGGCCGCCGCGGAGCTGGAGCGTTACGGGGTTCGGGTGAACGCGATCGCACCCGTCGCGCGGACCCGGTTGACGTTGGCCACCCCGGGCATGGGCGCGATTTTCGCCGCCGAGGTGCCAGACGGCGAGTTCGACGCGTTCAGCCCGGACAACATCGCGCCCGTGGTGGCGTATCTGGCCAGCGACGAGTGTCCTTTCAGCGGGAAGGTGTTCGCCGTCCAGGGCGGCGCCATCTCGGAGGTGACACCGATGCAGATCGGGCAGACCGTCGAAACCGACGGGCCGTGGCAGATCGACGACATCCACAAACGGCTGGCCGCCTGGGCCTAG
- a CDS encoding CaiB/BaiF CoA transferase family protein yields MGPLSGVKVVEMAGLAPAPFGCMILADLGAEVLRIDRAGAHAGLVTPPGVLDRGRRTIAVDLKTPTGVRVVHEVVAHADVFVEGYRPGVAERLGIGPEALCGLNPRLVYGRMTGWGQDGPLAARAGHDINYIAIAGALEPIGRAGERPHAPQNLLADFAGGGLMLALGIVSALYERDQSGRGQVVDAAMVDGAALLTTFLHGMRAAGMWPGERGTNALDGGAPFYDTYETADGKFMAVGCVEPHFYAQLLAKLGLADAELPNQLDARGWPEVRNAIAGVFAQKTRAEWTEIFADSDACVSPVLTPWEAHEHPHNQARRAFIKVGDALQPAPAPRFSRTASAEPGLVNHGAKDIADTLGAWGLKPGVVDELVAARAVHDP; encoded by the coding sequence ATGGGTCCGTTGAGTGGCGTGAAGGTCGTCGAAATGGCCGGCCTGGCGCCGGCCCCGTTCGGGTGCATGATCCTGGCGGATCTCGGCGCCGAGGTGTTGCGGATCGACCGTGCCGGTGCCCACGCCGGACTGGTCACCCCACCGGGGGTGCTCGACCGCGGCCGACGGACCATCGCCGTCGATCTGAAAACACCCACCGGTGTCCGCGTGGTCCACGAGGTCGTGGCCCACGCGGACGTCTTCGTAGAGGGCTACCGTCCCGGTGTCGCCGAGCGCCTCGGTATCGGGCCGGAAGCATTGTGCGGCTTGAATCCTCGACTGGTGTACGGCCGGATGACCGGCTGGGGCCAGGACGGTCCGCTGGCAGCGCGAGCCGGACACGACATCAACTACATCGCCATCGCCGGTGCCCTCGAGCCCATCGGGCGAGCGGGCGAACGCCCGCACGCCCCGCAGAATCTGCTCGCGGATTTCGCCGGCGGCGGGCTGATGCTGGCGCTCGGCATCGTGTCGGCGTTGTACGAGCGCGACCAGTCCGGCCGGGGACAAGTGGTGGATGCGGCGATGGTGGACGGGGCGGCGTTGCTGACCACCTTCCTGCACGGCATGCGCGCGGCCGGGATGTGGCCCGGCGAACGCGGAACCAACGCCCTCGACGGTGGCGCCCCGTTCTACGACACCTACGAAACCGCCGACGGCAAGTTCATGGCCGTCGGATGCGTCGAACCGCACTTCTACGCGCAACTGCTCGCCAAGCTCGGGCTTGCCGACGCCGAACTTCCGAACCAGCTCGATGCCCGTGGCTGGCCGGAAGTCCGCAACGCCATTGCCGGGGTGTTCGCGCAGAAGACCCGGGCCGAATGGACCGAGATCTTCGCCGACTCCGATGCCTGCGTATCGCCGGTGCTCACGCCGTGGGAGGCCCACGAGCACCCCCACAACCAGGCACGACGTGCTTTCATCAAAGTCGGCGATGCGCTGCAGCCTGCGCCGGCACCCCGGTTCAGCCGTACCGCGTCCGCCGAGCCCGGCCTGGTCAATCACGGCGCGAAAGATATCGCCGACACCCTCGGCGCATGGGGTCTGAAACCTGGAGTCGTCGACGAACTCGTCGCCGCCAGGGCTGTGCACGACCCGTAG
- a CDS encoding type II toxin-antitoxin system Rv0910 family toxin gives MAKVDVTKQIDAAPEKVWALLANPSSYPDWLTIHDGWRGEPPTEVSVGSTFTEMCTVMGMTNKIDWTVTECEVPRALKISGTGLAGAKISFTMSVGADGDGSSAAIDAEFEGQMVVGAIGKAIERSAGKEVEASLDKLAALVS, from the coding sequence ATGGCCAAAGTTGACGTGACCAAGCAGATCGATGCTGCACCGGAGAAGGTGTGGGCGCTGCTCGCCAACCCCAGCAGCTACCCGGACTGGCTGACCATCCACGATGGATGGCGCGGCGAGCCGCCGACCGAGGTGAGTGTGGGCTCCACGTTCACCGAGATGTGCACCGTCATGGGCATGACCAACAAGATCGACTGGACCGTGACCGAGTGCGAGGTCCCCAGGGCGCTCAAGATCTCCGGCACCGGCCTGGCCGGGGCCAAGATCTCGTTCACCATGTCGGTCGGCGCAGACGGTGACGGGTCGAGCGCCGCGATCGACGCGGAGTTCGAAGGTCAGATGGTGGTCGGGGCGATCGGCAAAGCCATCGAGCGTAGCGCCGGAAAAGAAGTCGAGGCATCGCTGGACAAGCTCGCCGCACTCGTCAGCTGA
- a CDS encoding alpha/beta fold hydrolase has product MTTIQERPNSYGGFRTRELAVSGETPTLLLFHGFGDCADTWRLVLQRCHELGQSALAVDLPGFGRADRLRPGALMPQLDAFVSDVVARHGTDGPVVVVGNSLGAAVAVRAARTANPAVGAVLALGAAGHGWNRLTGSVPYVSRVLRRMPVLQVPWWLHQATTRWALGWLLYGERGTVDARVVASFGASVADFAAARRLLLLGAQIIAELDASVEHGGVGVPMTVLHGTADRLVPVSAGRTLHHANPGSRLVLLNRIGHCPQLDAPDAVVAHARALIDEIKKRHKGIS; this is encoded by the coding sequence GTGACGACCATCCAGGAACGGCCGAATTCCTACGGCGGGTTCCGGACACGCGAGCTGGCGGTGAGCGGTGAGACACCGACGCTACTGCTGTTCCACGGGTTTGGAGATTGCGCCGACACCTGGCGTCTGGTTCTGCAGCGGTGCCATGAGCTCGGCCAGTCCGCGCTCGCCGTCGATCTTCCTGGTTTCGGCCGCGCCGATCGGTTACGTCCGGGTGCGTTGATGCCTCAGCTCGACGCGTTCGTCTCCGACGTCGTCGCCCGGCATGGAACCGACGGACCGGTTGTGGTCGTGGGGAATTCGCTCGGCGCGGCCGTCGCGGTGCGGGCCGCCCGGACCGCCAACCCGGCGGTGGGGGCGGTGCTGGCGCTGGGTGCGGCGGGGCACGGCTGGAATCGGCTGACCGGATCGGTGCCGTACGTATCCCGGGTGCTGCGCCGGATGCCGGTCCTGCAGGTGCCGTGGTGGCTGCACCAAGCGACGACCCGCTGGGCCTTGGGTTGGCTGCTCTACGGTGAGCGCGGCACGGTCGACGCCCGGGTCGTTGCGTCCTTCGGCGCCTCAGTGGCCGATTTCGCCGCGGCCCGGCGGCTGTTGCTTCTCGGCGCTCAAATCATCGCCGAACTCGACGCATCGGTCGAGCACGGCGGTGTCGGGGTACCGATGACCGTCCTGCACGGAACGGCTGACCGTCTGGTGCCGGTTTCGGCCGGCCGCACCCTGCACCACGCCAATCCGGGCAGCCGACTGGTGTTGCTGAACCGCATCGGTCACTGCCCGCAACTCGACGCTCCCGACGCGGTCGTGGCCCACGCCCGCGCACTGATCGACGAAATCAAGAAACGACACAAGGGAATCTCATGA
- a CDS encoding acyl-CoA dehydrogenase family protein has product MSKHRSSWMDKDLDQVADLARNFFTKYCTPHEERWGKQQHVDRDVWNKAGEHGLLCVSIPEEYGGGGGTFAHEAVLAIEQVRTLAPSLGIAVHSGIVAHYINAYGTEDQKQAWLPKMASGEMVAAIAMTEPGTGSDLQSIATKAVKDGDDYVINGAKTFISNGWLADLVLVVAKTGNEGGIGDISLIGVETADLAGFSRGRNLEKLGQHGQDTVELNFSDVRVAQTNLLGGAEGQGFIQLMQQLPQERLLLAVAAAATIEKAVEVSVEYAKDRKAFGKPLFSFQNTKFVLAECDTLATVCWTYLDDCIAKHLAGELDVTGAAKAKWWLTEQQCTVVDRCVQIFGGYGYMTEYPIARMYADSRVQKIYGGANEIMKELIARSL; this is encoded by the coding sequence ATGAGCAAGCACCGGTCATCCTGGATGGACAAAGACCTCGACCAAGTCGCGGACCTGGCGCGGAACTTCTTCACCAAGTACTGCACGCCCCACGAGGAACGGTGGGGCAAGCAACAGCACGTCGACCGCGACGTGTGGAACAAGGCCGGCGAACACGGACTGCTGTGCGTTAGCATCCCCGAGGAGTACGGCGGCGGCGGGGGCACCTTCGCCCACGAAGCGGTCCTGGCGATCGAACAGGTGCGGACGCTAGCGCCGAGCCTGGGCATCGCCGTCCACAGCGGCATCGTCGCGCACTACATCAACGCCTACGGCACCGAGGACCAAAAGCAGGCCTGGCTGCCCAAGATGGCCAGCGGCGAGATGGTCGCCGCGATCGCGATGACCGAACCAGGCACCGGATCGGATCTGCAGAGCATCGCCACCAAGGCCGTCAAGGACGGCGACGACTATGTGATCAACGGCGCCAAGACCTTCATCTCCAACGGCTGGCTGGCCGACCTGGTGCTGGTGGTGGCGAAAACCGGCAACGAAGGCGGCATCGGCGACATCTCGCTGATCGGCGTCGAAACCGCCGATCTGGCCGGGTTCAGCCGCGGCCGCAACCTGGAAAAGCTGGGCCAGCACGGGCAGGACACCGTCGAACTCAACTTCTCCGACGTACGGGTGGCGCAGACCAACCTGCTGGGGGGCGCCGAAGGCCAGGGGTTCATCCAGCTGATGCAACAGCTGCCCCAGGAACGGCTGCTGCTGGCGGTGGCCGCGGCGGCTACGATCGAGAAGGCGGTCGAGGTTTCGGTCGAGTACGCCAAGGATCGGAAGGCTTTCGGCAAGCCATTATTCAGCTTTCAGAACACCAAATTCGTTCTGGCCGAATGTGACACGCTGGCCACGGTGTGCTGGACCTACCTCGACGACTGCATCGCCAAGCACCTCGCCGGTGAGCTGGATGTCACCGGCGCCGCCAAGGCCAAGTGGTGGCTGACCGAACAGCAATGCACGGTCGTGGACCGTTGCGTGCAGATCTTCGGCGGCTACGGCTATATGACCGAATACCCGATCGCGCGCATGTACGCCGACTCCCGGGTGCAGAAGATCTACGGCGGCGCCAACGAGATCATGAAAGAACTCATCGCCCGCAGTCTCTGA
- a CDS encoding antibiotic biosynthesis monooxygenase, which translates to MDQDAAGEATVVVSRRVRPGETRNFERWLHRLQRAVEQAPGHVATTVRPPDSDGSSEWVVLYRFRSAGDLDNWLCSAKRLALVEAGAAYLVDQPVEQRILHPGPDSVTLVSAVRLRHGTAERHRLLHERGVADARQMGGLIRAELIPACVNAQPDTVAVMTFRSRAQLDRWLESAERRAVLDDMAELLDRPRTINIVGGYAGWFAGSGTGGPKRWKQAVAVVAGLIPVSLAVTVVREAVLPAAPTLAVVVINAVVNVVLLTWVVMPVLTRALRSWLAR; encoded by the coding sequence GTGGACCAAGACGCGGCAGGCGAGGCCACCGTCGTCGTATCACGTCGGGTGCGCCCCGGCGAAACCCGCAACTTCGAACGCTGGTTGCACCGCCTGCAACGCGCCGTCGAACAAGCCCCCGGTCACGTCGCCACGACGGTCCGGCCGCCGGATTCGGACGGCAGCAGCGAGTGGGTGGTGCTCTATCGCTTTCGGTCGGCCGGGGATCTCGACAACTGGCTGTGCTCCGCGAAGCGACTGGCTCTGGTCGAGGCCGGTGCGGCCTACCTCGTCGATCAGCCCGTCGAGCAACGGATTCTGCATCCCGGGCCGGACAGCGTCACTTTGGTCAGCGCGGTACGGCTCCGCCACGGAACCGCGGAACGACATCGACTCCTGCACGAGCGCGGGGTCGCCGACGCCCGACAGATGGGCGGATTGATTCGCGCTGAGCTGATCCCGGCATGTGTGAACGCACAGCCCGACACCGTCGCGGTCATGACCTTTCGCTCCCGCGCTCAGCTCGACCGATGGCTCGAGTCTGCCGAACGCCGCGCCGTCCTCGACGACATGGCCGAGTTGCTCGACCGGCCCCGCACGATAAATATCGTCGGCGGTTACGCCGGTTGGTTCGCCGGCAGCGGAACCGGCGGACCGAAACGATGGAAGCAAGCCGTCGCGGTCGTTGCGGGCTTGATCCCGGTCTCCTTGGCTGTGACCGTTGTTCGTGAGGCAGTTCTTCCTGCGGCGCCGACCCTTGCCGTGGTCGTGATCAATGCCGTCGTCAATGTCGTCCTGCTTACCTGGGTGGTCATGC